A stretch of the Oenococcus sp. UCMA 16435 genome encodes the following:
- the truB gene encoding tRNA pseudouridine(55) synthase TruB codes for MYNGIVLVDKPAGLTSFDVVAKLRKVFQQKQIGHTGTLDPSVTGLLVIVLGKATKLIDYLQENQKQYRGTLILGLKTDTQDMDGQVIEIRALKEAIADIKKKTAFDSFLGISEQIPPMYSAVKVGGKHLYELARKGETVERKARKIEVTEFCQVGGSKFDINKGQEYINFVATVSKGTYIRTLIEDFGSKLGLPATMLKLRRIEADSYHVKNANNLEEILASKEPNQFIVPMEKLLPTLPKYSINSDDWQLAKNGGWLKGLPISVSPIKIFYNNSFQAIYENHDGLYKPRKMLIHEDN; via the coding sequence ATGTATAACGGAATTGTTTTGGTTGATAAACCAGCAGGATTGACCAGTTTTGATGTGGTTGCTAAATTAAGAAAAGTGTTTCAACAAAAGCAAATCGGACACACTGGGACTCTAGACCCGTCCGTAACTGGTTTACTTGTAATTGTTCTTGGCAAAGCAACAAAATTAATTGATTATCTTCAGGAAAATCAGAAACAATATCGTGGCACTTTGATTCTCGGATTAAAAACCGATACTCAGGATATGGACGGCCAAGTTATTGAGATACGCGCTTTGAAAGAAGCAATTGCCGATATTAAAAAAAAGACTGCTTTTGATAGTTTTCTTGGAATTTCCGAGCAAATTCCGCCGATGTATTCTGCTGTTAAAGTAGGTGGAAAACATTTATACGAACTGGCTCGGAAGGGCGAAACTGTCGAAAGAAAAGCTAGAAAAATTGAAGTGACAGAATTTTGTCAGGTAGGCGGATCAAAATTCGATATTAATAAAGGTCAGGAATATATTAATTTTGTTGCAACTGTCTCGAAAGGGACTTACATACGAACTTTAATTGAAGATTTTGGTTCAAAATTGGGTCTTCCTGCGACGATGCTGAAATTAAGGCGAATTGAAGCTGACAGCTATCACGTTAAAAATGCAAATAATTTAGAGGAAATATTGGCTAGTAAGGAACCGAACCAATTTATTGTTCCAATGGAGAAGCTCCTGCCAACATTACCAAAATATTCAATTAATAGCGACGATTGGCAACTGGCTAAAAACGGTGGTTGGTTAAAGGGACTGCCAATTTCCGTTTCACCGATTAAAATTTTTTACAACAATAGTTTCCAGGCTATTTATGAAAATCATGATGGACTTTATAAGCCAAGAAAGATGTTGATTCATGAAGATAATTAA
- the ribF gene encoding riboflavin biosynthesis protein RibF encodes MKIINLKFPNRYSNKKKEFVLAMGYFDGLHLGHQTVIKQAKKIADEQHLKLAILTYSQSPTGFYINDPILKVPILPFRQKMQMLDKIGVDTVFLIDYSLEFGDQNPKDYVDNYLAKLGAAVVVAGFDHTYGSLKEIADMKHLPGYADGRFKVLTIGGCADYFGKISSTRIRRLLFDGNLQAVNQLLGYQFQTVGFVVHGNQIGRKIGFPTANQALEEKQLLPKSAVYAVKTKIVTGPLAGKIFDGMASIGHNETFGSDNPITIEINLFDFSDDIYDEEIIVYWIAFLREQIKYANAEELVDQLKQDQIDSLHILNKSPKIENYF; translated from the coding sequence ATGAAGATAATTAATTTAAAGTTTCCGAACAGATACAGCAACAAAAAAAAAGAATTTGTTTTGGCAATGGGTTACTTTGATGGTCTCCATTTGGGCCATCAAACTGTCATTAAGCAAGCTAAAAAAATTGCTGACGAACAGCATTTAAAGCTAGCTATTTTAACGTATTCACAGTCACCGACAGGTTTCTATATTAACGATCCAATTTTAAAAGTTCCGATCCTTCCATTTCGACAAAAAATGCAGATGCTTGATAAAATCGGCGTCGATACAGTTTTTTTGATTGATTATAGTTTAGAGTTCGGTGATCAAAACCCAAAGGATTATGTTGACAATTACTTGGCCAAACTTGGTGCTGCGGTTGTTGTTGCCGGTTTTGACCATACTTATGGATCCCTTAAAGAAATAGCGGACATGAAACATCTACCCGGATATGCTGACGGACGTTTTAAAGTTCTAACAATTGGGGGGTGTGCTGATTATTTTGGCAAAATTTCATCAACAAGAATTCGACGTCTACTATTTGATGGGAATCTTCAGGCTGTTAACCAATTGCTGGGTTATCAATTTCAGACGGTCGGCTTTGTGGTCCATGGTAATCAAATTGGTCGGAAGATTGGTTTTCCAACTGCCAATCAAGCTTTAGAGGAAAAACAATTATTACCGAAAAGTGCTGTTTATGCTGTTAAAACAAAAATTGTTACTGGGCCACTTGCGGGTAAGATTTTTGACGGGATGGCTTCGATTGGCCATAATGAAACTTTTGGCAGCGATAATCCAATAACGATTGAAATTAATTTGTTTGATTTTTCGGATGATATTTATGATGAAGAAATTATTGTTTACTGGATCGCGTTCTTAAGAGAACAGATAAAATACGCAAATGCCGAAGAACTAGTTGATCAACTAAAACAAGACCAAATAGATAGTTTGCACATTTTAAACAAATCGCCAAAAATCGAAAATTATTTTTGA
- a CDS encoding acetyltransferase, translated as MTKISIRLAKESDIPEIMEIIRAAKSRLKAAGSPQWQGEYPNKNSFKTDINKNWSYLLIVDKKIAGVAALMQVPEASYAKIENGSWLQANNLHYTTIHRIAISDQFIGRHLATIFFQLLIKESERLDFNQVRFDTHRLNYAMQHLGEKLSFQKRGIIYVNEYQDNARIAYQLIINQ; from the coding sequence ATGACAAAAATTTCAATTAGATTGGCAAAAGAAAGCGATATTCCTGAAATTATGGAAATTATACGAGCAGCAAAATCTCGCTTAAAGGCTGCCGGTTCTCCTCAGTGGCAAGGAGAATACCCAAATAAAAATTCCTTCAAAACAGATATCAATAAAAATTGGTCCTACCTATTAATCGTCGACAAAAAAATTGCCGGAGTTGCTGCTCTAATGCAGGTTCCGGAAGCGAGTTATGCAAAGATTGAAAATGGAAGTTGGCTGCAGGCAAATAATTTGCACTATACAACAATTCACCGAATCGCAATTTCCGATCAATTTATTGGCCGCCATCTGGCAACAATTTTCTTTCAACTGTTAATTAAAGAGTCAGAAAGGCTTGACTTTAATCAGGTTCGTTTTGATACTCACCGCCTTAATTACGCCATGCAGCATCTTGGTGAAAAACTATCATTTCAAAAACGAGGCATCATTTACGTTAACGAATATCAAGACAACGCCAGGATTGCTTATCAATTAATAATTAATCAATAA
- the grpE gene encoding nucleotide exchange factor GrpE, whose translation MVEKKKSQAEKDSQSATEEEIEKAVKGSKRDSKAATDESATSSASDSSTASSETAPAVDYEDKFYRAEAEMQNMQQRFSKERANILKYEGQGLAKSILPALDNLERALSVSVDDPASKKIQDGIELTYKSLSNALTDNGIVEIGKAGDQFDPNLHNAIQKTPIDDPKKQKEDTVAIVLQKGYQLHDRVLRPAMVSVYTK comes from the coding sequence TTGGTAGAAAAAAAGAAATCGCAAGCAGAAAAAGACAGTCAATCAGCGACTGAAGAAGAAATCGAAAAAGCGGTGAAGGGATCAAAGCGTGATTCAAAGGCGGCAACAGATGAAAGTGCCACTTCGTCAGCTTCAGATTCTTCGACTGCTTCAAGCGAGACTGCTCCGGCGGTTGATTATGAGGATAAGTTTTATCGTGCTGAAGCAGAGATGCAGAATATGCAGCAGCGTTTTAGTAAAGAGCGTGCTAATATTCTTAAGTATGAAGGACAAGGTTTGGCAAAAAGTATTTTGCCGGCACTTGATAATTTAGAGCGTGCATTATCTGTTAGTGTTGATGATCCTGCTTCGAAAAAAATTCAGGATGGTATTGAATTAACTTATAAATCCTTGAGTAATGCTTTGACAGATAACGGTATTGTTGAAATTGGCAAAGCTGGGGACCAGTTTGATCCAAATCTTCACAATGCAATTCAAAAGACACCGATTGATGATCCTAAAAAACAAAAAGAAGATACAGTTGCTATTGTTTTGCAAAAGGGTTACCAATTACATGACCGGGTGCTACGTCCGGCAATGGTTAGTGTTTATACAAAATGA